In Hyperolius riggenbachi isolate aHypRig1 chromosome 10, aHypRig1.pri, whole genome shotgun sequence, a genomic segment contains:
- the LOC137537020 gene encoding gastrula zinc finger protein XlCGF8.2DB-like, translating into MHTLKSQLPCSECGKCFRTKRNLLVHERIHTGERPFSCSECEKCFKQKGDLINHVRRHTGERPFSCSECEKCFSLKGNLIKHRRIHTGERPFSCSECGKYFKEKRNLLVHERIHTGECPFSCLECGKFFRDKRNLLIHERIHTGDRPFFCSECEKCFSQKVHLLAHQKIHTGERPFSCSECNSQFSEKRSLLRHQNIHED; encoded by the coding sequence ATGCACACACTAAAGTCTCAACtgccatgttcagagtgtgggaaatgttttaggacAAAAAGAAACCTTCTTGTGcatgagagaattcacacaggagagcgccccttttcctgttcagagtgtgagaaatgtttcaAGCAAAAAGGAGACCTTATTAATCACGTGAGAAGGCACACAGGAGAGCGAcctttttcctgttcagagtgtgagaaatgtttcaGTCTAAAAGGAAATCTTATTAAACACAggagaattcacacaggagagcgtcctttttcctgctcagagtgtgggaaatatttcaaagaaaaaaggaaTCTTCTTGTACAcgagagaattcacacaggagagtgccctttttcctgcttagagtgtgggaaatttttcagAGACAAAAGAAACCTTCTTATACATGAGAGAATTCACACGGGAGACCGTCCTTTCTTTTGCTCAGAGTGTGAGAAATGCTTCAGTCAAAAAGTGCACCTTCTTGCACATCAGAaaattcacacaggtgagcgacctttttcctgttcagagtgcAATTCCCAGTTCAGTGAAAAGCGAAGCCTCCTCAGACACCAGAACATTCATGAAGATTAG